The Streptomyces avermitilis MA-4680 = NBRC 14893 genome contains a region encoding:
- a CDS encoding 5-oxoprolinase subunit B family protein yields the protein MRALPVGDRALLVELASGDEAQALHAELLRRRAAGTLTVREVVPAARTVLLDGLEEPSRLAAQLADWTVPPVPPRAEEAIEIPVRYDGPDLAEVAALWGVPEDEVARIHSAAEFRVAFCGFAPGFGYLTGLPARYDVARRATPRTSVPAGSVALAGPYTGVYPRASPGGWQLIGTTDRVLWDHARVPAALLAPGARVRFVAVGSV from the coding sequence ATGAGGGCACTGCCGGTCGGCGACCGGGCCCTGCTCGTCGAACTCGCCTCGGGTGACGAGGCGCAGGCCCTGCACGCCGAGCTGCTGCGCCGCAGGGCGGCCGGAACCCTGACGGTACGGGAGGTCGTGCCCGCGGCCCGCACGGTCCTCCTGGACGGCCTGGAGGAGCCCTCCCGGCTCGCGGCCCAGCTCGCGGACTGGACAGTGCCGCCGGTACCCCCGCGCGCGGAGGAGGCCATCGAGATCCCCGTACGGTACGACGGCCCCGACCTGGCCGAGGTCGCCGCCCTGTGGGGCGTACCGGAGGACGAGGTGGCGCGCATCCACTCGGCGGCCGAATTCCGGGTCGCGTTCTGCGGGTTCGCGCCCGGGTTCGGCTATCTCACCGGGCTTCCCGCGCGCTACGACGTGGCGCGCCGGGCGACCCCGCGCACGTCCGTTCCGGCGGGCTCCGTGGCGCTCGCGGGCCCGTACACCGGGGTGTACCCGCGTGCGTCGCCGGGCGGGTGGCAGCTGATCGGCACCACGGACCGCGTCCTGTGGGACCACGCGCGCGTACCGGCCGCCCTGCTCGCGCCCGGCGCCCGCGTCCGCTTCGTCGCGGTGGGGTCCGTATGA
- a CDS encoding LamB/YcsF family protein — protein sequence MIDLNADLGEGFGRWELTDDERLLSVVTSANVACGFHAGDAATMRRVCELAAERGVRIGAQVSYRDLAGFGRRAMDVPPAELAAEVAYQIGALEVFARAAGTRVSYVKPHGALYNRVVHDEGQAGAVVDGVRLADASLPVLGLPGSRLLEVAEKAGLPVVTEAFADRAYTEEGTLVPRGEDGAVVTDPDAVVERSVNLARLGVVDAHSGRRIPVRARSLCLHGDTPGAVELARRVRSRLEASGVRVAAFA from the coding sequence ATGATCGATCTGAACGCCGACCTCGGCGAGGGCTTCGGCCGCTGGGAGCTCACCGACGACGAACGGCTGCTGTCCGTCGTCACCAGCGCCAACGTGGCCTGCGGCTTCCACGCCGGGGACGCGGCCACCATGCGGCGGGTGTGCGAGCTGGCGGCCGAGCGCGGCGTACGGATCGGCGCCCAGGTCTCCTACCGGGACCTGGCCGGGTTCGGGCGACGCGCGATGGACGTGCCGCCCGCGGAACTGGCGGCCGAAGTGGCGTACCAGATCGGCGCCCTGGAGGTGTTCGCCCGCGCGGCGGGCACGCGCGTGTCGTACGTGAAGCCGCACGGCGCGCTCTACAACCGGGTGGTGCACGACGAAGGGCAGGCCGGCGCCGTGGTCGACGGGGTGCGGCTCGCCGACGCCTCGCTCCCGGTGCTCGGGCTGCCCGGCTCGCGCTTGCTGGAGGTGGCCGAGAAGGCCGGGCTGCCGGTCGTCACGGAGGCGTTCGCGGACCGCGCGTACACCGAGGAGGGCACGCTGGTGCCGCGGGGCGAGGACGGAGCGGTGGTCACCGACCCCGACGCGGTCGTCGAACGCTCGGTGAACCTCGCCCGCCTCGGGGTGGTCGACGCGCACTCCGGGCGCCGGATCCCGGTACGGGCACGCTCCTTGTGCCTGCACGGCGACACGCCCGGCGCGGTGGAGCTGGCCCGCCGGGTCAGGTCGCGGCTGGAGGCCTCGGGCGTCCGCGTGGCGGCCTTCGCATGA
- a CDS encoding putative hydro-lyase: MNRVTPDRPLSRIDGHAHAWTPRKARARFRWGVFGPTAGVAAGHTQANLISLPADWAYDMLLFCQRNPKPCPVLDVTDAGSWTTPLAEGADLRTDLPRYRVWENGELVAEPTDVVAYWRDDLVSFLIGCSFTFEWALSEAGVPMRHIEQGRNVSMYVTSRACRPAGRLHGPMVVSMRPVPPEHLAAAIRESTMLPAVHGSPVHCGDPSGLGIDDLGRPDFGDPVDAEPDDIPVFWACGVTPQAAVMASRPPFAITHAPGQMFLTDARDEQYRVA; this comes from the coding sequence GTGAACCGCGTCACCCCGGACCGCCCCCTGAGCCGGATCGACGGCCACGCGCACGCGTGGACCCCCCGCAAGGCGCGGGCCCGCTTCCGCTGGGGCGTCTTCGGACCCACGGCCGGGGTCGCCGCGGGACACACCCAGGCGAACCTGATCTCGCTCCCCGCCGACTGGGCGTACGACATGCTGCTGTTCTGCCAGCGCAACCCCAAGCCGTGTCCGGTCCTCGACGTCACCGACGCCGGTTCCTGGACCACTCCGCTCGCGGAGGGAGCGGATCTGCGCACGGATCTGCCGCGCTACCGGGTGTGGGAGAACGGCGAGCTGGTGGCCGAGCCCACGGATGTCGTCGCGTACTGGAGGGACGATCTGGTGTCGTTCCTCATCGGGTGCAGCTTCACCTTCGAGTGGGCACTGAGCGAGGCGGGCGTCCCGATGCGCCACATCGAGCAGGGCCGCAACGTCTCCATGTACGTCACCAGCCGCGCCTGCCGCCCGGCAGGCCGGCTGCACGGCCCCATGGTGGTGTCGATGCGTCCCGTTCCGCCCGAGCACCTGGCGGCGGCGATCCGGGAGAGCACGATGCTCCCGGCGGTGCACGGCAGCCCCGTACACTGCGGCGATCCGTCGGGCCTCGGCATCGATGACCTCGGCCGCCCCGACTTCGGTGATCCGGTGGACGCCGAACCGGACGACATCCCGGTGTTCTGGGCCTGCGGCGTGACCCCGCAGGCCGCGGTGATGGCGTCCCGTCCGCCGTTCGCCATCACCCACGCCCCGGGCCAGATGTTCCTCACCGACGCCCGCGACGAGCAGTACCGCGTGGCCTGA
- a CDS encoding MFS transporter: MSTTPPSPQLTAATAPGAGEPASEDGAFGFLRALGPRGRRAFAGAFGGYALDSYDYFTLPLSMVALAAYFGLDSGQTGLFTTVTLVVSAIGGAVAGVVADRIGRVKALMITVITYAVFTVACGFAPNYETLLVFRALQGLGFGGEWAVGAILVAEYASARHRGRTLGAIQSSWAVGWALAAVVYTLVFSFVGDDLAWRVMFWTGALPALLVVWVRRRVHDAPEAAVERQKSAHKGSFTAIFRPGTADAPGLLRITVFAGLLSTGVQGGYYTLATWVPTYLKTERGLSVVGTGGYLTFLISGAFIGYLTGGYLTDKLGRKRNILLFAVLSAICVLVYANIPSGADTLLLVLGFPLGFCMSAIFSGFGSFLSELYPTAVRGTGQGFTYNTGRAVGAVFPTLVGFLADSWGVGGALVFGAIGYALAALALLGLPETRGKELR; encoded by the coding sequence ATGAGCACGACCCCTCCCTCTCCACAACTGACCGCCGCCACCGCGCCCGGCGCGGGTGAACCCGCCTCCGAAGACGGCGCCTTCGGCTTCCTGCGCGCGCTCGGTCCGCGCGGCCGGCGTGCCTTCGCCGGCGCGTTCGGCGGCTATGCCCTGGACTCGTACGACTACTTCACGCTGCCGCTGAGCATGGTCGCGCTCGCGGCCTACTTCGGCCTGGACAGCGGTCAGACCGGACTGTTCACGACGGTCACCCTGGTCGTCTCGGCGATCGGCGGCGCCGTCGCGGGTGTGGTCGCGGACCGCATCGGGCGCGTCAAGGCCCTGATGATCACCGTGATCACCTACGCCGTCTTCACGGTGGCCTGCGGCTTCGCGCCCAACTACGAGACCCTGCTGGTCTTCCGCGCCCTTCAAGGGCTCGGTTTCGGCGGCGAGTGGGCGGTCGGCGCGATCCTGGTCGCCGAGTACGCGAGCGCCCGGCACCGGGGCCGGACGCTCGGCGCGATCCAGAGTTCCTGGGCCGTCGGCTGGGCGCTGGCCGCCGTCGTCTACACGCTGGTCTTCTCCTTCGTGGGCGACGACCTCGCATGGCGTGTGATGTTCTGGACCGGCGCGCTGCCCGCGCTGCTGGTCGTGTGGGTGCGACGCAGGGTGCACGACGCCCCGGAGGCGGCCGTCGAGCGCCAGAAGAGCGCTCACAAGGGTTCGTTCACGGCGATCTTCAGGCCCGGGACGGCCGACGCGCCCGGTCTGCTGCGGATCACGGTCTTCGCGGGCCTGCTCTCGACCGGCGTCCAGGGCGGCTACTACACGCTGGCCACCTGGGTGCCGACGTACCTCAAGACGGAGCGCGGACTGTCCGTCGTCGGCACCGGCGGCTATCTCACGTTCCTGATCTCCGGTGCCTTCATCGGCTACCTCACCGGCGGCTACCTGACCGACAAACTGGGCCGCAAGCGCAACATCCTGCTCTTCGCGGTGCTCTCCGCGATCTGTGTCCTGGTGTACGCCAACATCCCGAGCGGCGCCGACACCCTCCTCCTGGTGCTCGGTTTCCCGCTCGGCTTCTGCATGTCGGCGATCTTCAGCGGCTTCGGCTCGTTCCTGAGCGAGCTGTACCCGACGGCCGTGCGCGGCACCGGACAGGGCTTCACCTACAACACCGGACGCGCCGTCGGCGCCGTCTTCCCCACCCTGGTCGGCTTCCTGGCCGACAGCTGGGGTGTGGGCGGCGCGCTGGTCTTCGGTGCGATCGGCTACGCCCTGGCGGCGCTGGCGCTGCTCGGGCTTCCGGAGACCCGCGGGAAGGAGCTCCGGTGA
- a CDS encoding GntR family transcriptional regulator — protein MADQLTGLADDRALLGRTSTAERVSDILRGRIAEGYFPPGTRLSEDSIGGALGVSRNTLREAFRLLTHERLLVHELNRGVFVRVLTVEDVQDIYRTRSLVECAVVRGLGEPPYALEGLAEAVAEGQRTVREGDWKGLGTANIHFHRELVALAGSARTDELMRSVFAELRLAFHVVDDPRRLHEPYLARNRQILQALETGDRDKAEGLLAVYLDDSLERVVEVYRRRVGDDGQL, from the coding sequence ATGGCAGATCAGCTGACGGGACTGGCCGACGACCGCGCTCTGCTGGGGCGCACCAGCACCGCCGAGCGGGTCTCGGACATCCTCAGGGGCCGTATCGCCGAGGGCTACTTCCCGCCCGGCACCCGGCTGTCGGAGGACAGCATCGGCGGCGCGCTCGGGGTCTCCCGCAACACGCTGCGCGAGGCGTTCCGGCTGCTCACCCATGAACGGCTGCTCGTCCACGAGCTGAACCGCGGGGTCTTCGTACGGGTGCTGACCGTCGAGGACGTGCAGGACATCTACCGCACCCGCTCCCTCGTCGAGTGCGCCGTCGTACGCGGTCTCGGTGAGCCGCCGTACGCCCTGGAGGGCCTCGCGGAAGCCGTCGCGGAGGGGCAGCGGACGGTGCGCGAAGGTGACTGGAAAGGACTGGGCACGGCCAACATCCACTTCCACCGGGAACTGGTCGCGCTCGCCGGCAGCGCCCGCACCGACGAACTGATGCGCAGCGTCTTCGCCGAACTCCGCCTCGCCTTCCACGTCGTGGACGACCCGCGGCGGCTGCACGAGCCGTATCTCGCGCGCAACCGGCAGATCCTCCAGGCCCTGGAGACGGGCGACCGCGACAAGGCGGAGGGACTGCTCGCGGTCTATCTCGACGACTCGCTGGAGCGGGTCGTGGAGGTCTACCGGCGGCGCGTGGGCGACGACGGGCAACTGTGA
- a CDS encoding GMC family oxidoreductase, whose amino-acid sequence MSIDEFDYVVVGGGTAGNVVAARLSENPSVTVCVLEAGPSDVGDDDVLRLDRWMGLLESGYDWDYPVEPQALGNSFMRHARAKVLGGCSSHNSCIAFWAPAEDLDDWAAAGCTGWSAAELFPLYRRLESNDAPGDHHGRTGPVKLRTLKGEDPCGTALLEACAQAGIPTTAFNTGKTVVRGANWFQINSDENNIRQSSSVAYLHPIIGKRPNLEVRTGVRAKKLVLDGRRCVGAEYLDPDLIHTRTVLARREVIVSCGSIDTPKLLMLSGIGPAEQLREVGVDVVVDSAGVGENLQDHPEGVIMWEARQPMTTTSSQWWEAGIFYDTEPGLDRPDLMFHYGSVPFDMNTARHGFPTSENAFCLTPNVTRAKSRGTVRLRTRDYRDKPRVDPRYFTHEHDVRVMTYGLKLARRIASQPALSGWAGAELSPGPDIRTDDELLDYIHKTHNTVYHPSCTVKMGADDDASAPLDARLRVKGVEGLRVADGSVMPELISVNPCITTMMIGEKCADLLKEDA is encoded by the coding sequence ATGAGTATCGACGAGTTCGACTATGTCGTGGTCGGCGGCGGCACCGCGGGCAACGTGGTCGCCGCCCGGCTTTCCGAGAACCCGTCCGTCACGGTGTGCGTCCTGGAGGCGGGGCCCAGCGACGTCGGCGACGACGACGTCCTCAGACTGGACCGCTGGATGGGTCTGCTGGAGTCCGGCTACGACTGGGACTACCCGGTCGAACCGCAGGCCTTGGGCAACAGCTTCATGCGGCACGCCCGCGCCAAGGTCCTCGGCGGCTGTTCCTCGCACAACTCCTGTATCGCCTTCTGGGCCCCGGCCGAGGACCTGGACGACTGGGCGGCGGCGGGCTGTACCGGCTGGAGCGCGGCCGAACTCTTCCCGCTCTACCGGCGGTTGGAGTCCAACGACGCGCCCGGCGACCACCACGGCCGCACCGGCCCGGTGAAGCTGCGCACGCTCAAGGGCGAGGACCCCTGCGGCACGGCCCTGTTGGAGGCGTGCGCCCAGGCCGGGATCCCCACCACGGCCTTCAACACCGGGAAGACCGTGGTCCGGGGCGCCAACTGGTTCCAGATCAACTCCGACGAGAACAACATCCGGCAGTCCTCGTCGGTGGCGTACCTCCACCCGATCATCGGCAAGCGGCCCAATCTGGAGGTACGCACGGGCGTACGGGCCAAGAAGCTCGTGCTCGACGGGCGGCGGTGCGTGGGCGCCGAGTACCTGGACCCGGACCTGATCCACACGCGGACGGTACTCGCCCGCCGCGAGGTGATCGTGTCCTGTGGCTCCATCGACACGCCCAAGCTCCTGATGCTGTCGGGCATCGGGCCCGCCGAGCAGCTGCGCGAGGTCGGGGTCGACGTGGTCGTGGACTCGGCAGGCGTCGGCGAGAACCTCCAGGACCACCCCGAGGGCGTCATCATGTGGGAGGCCAGGCAGCCGATGACCACCACGTCCAGCCAGTGGTGGGAGGCGGGCATCTTCTACGACACCGAACCGGGCCTGGACCGGCCGGACCTGATGTTCCACTACGGCTCGGTGCCGTTCGACATGAACACCGCCCGCCACGGCTTCCCGACCTCCGAGAACGCCTTCTGCCTCACGCCGAACGTGACCCGCGCCAAGTCCCGCGGCACGGTGCGGCTGCGTACCCGCGACTACCGCGACAAGCCCAGGGTCGATCCGCGCTACTTCACGCACGAGCACGACGTGCGCGTGATGACGTACGGCCTGAAGCTGGCGCGGAGGATCGCGTCACAGCCCGCACTGAGCGGCTGGGCGGGGGCGGAGCTCTCCCCCGGACCGGACATCCGGACCGACGACGAGCTGCTCGACTACATCCACAAGACCCACAACACCGTCTACCACCCGTCCTGCACCGTGAAGATGGGCGCGGACGACGACGCCTCGGCCCCGCTCGACGCGCGGCTGCGGGTCAAGGGGGTCGAGGGTCTGCGGGTCGCGGACGGCTCGGTGATGCCGGAGCTGATCTCCGTCAATCCGTGCATCACGACGATGATGATCGGCGAGAAGTGCGCCGATCTCCTGAAGGAGGACGCGTAG
- a CDS encoding APC family permease: MTTTEQPSGPQSHHDDTELAEFGYKPELKRTLGNFHTFAAGISYISILTGTFQLFYFGYGSGGPAYWWSWPMVFVGQFMVALCFAELAARYPVAGSVYNWSKKIGNPHLGWLAGWMMLIASIVSISAVALAYQLTLPQISSTFQFIGDGTGKYDVATNAVVLAAVLILFTTLVNAFGVKLMATINSAGVFIELVATVVLIVLFAVHITRGPQVVTETAGTGAGHTTGYLGAFLVASLASAYVMYGFDTAASLGEESLDPSRNAPRAIIRAIVASFVLGGLVLLLALMSVSSLKGDKLSTDGLQYIVLDVLGPTAGKAMLWCVLIAVTVCALAVHTAAIRLAFAMARDNNLPASSLIARVSPRFQTPVLPAVIIGVLAVAILVVNIRQPQIFTVVTSIGIIMIYLAYLGVTGPMLVARLRGKWQPAGDGRFSLGRWGLLVNIVAVLWGAAMTLNLIWPRSEVYNAAAPFHWYLRWGAVLFVAVIAGGGFAYYWFIQRHKTGVLAEHRLQTTAAPAPLAAPTAD; the protein is encoded by the coding sequence ATGACGACAACCGAGCAACCGTCCGGCCCACAGAGTCACCACGACGACACCGAACTCGCCGAGTTCGGCTACAAGCCCGAACTCAAGCGCACCCTCGGCAACTTCCACACCTTCGCGGCCGGGATCAGCTACATCTCGATCCTGACCGGCACCTTCCAGCTGTTCTACTTCGGCTACGGCAGCGGCGGCCCCGCGTACTGGTGGTCGTGGCCGATGGTCTTCGTCGGCCAGTTCATGGTCGCCCTGTGCTTCGCGGAGCTGGCCGCCCGCTATCCCGTCGCGGGCTCCGTGTACAACTGGTCCAAGAAGATAGGCAATCCGCACCTCGGCTGGCTCGCCGGCTGGATGATGCTCATCGCCTCCATCGTGTCGATCTCGGCTGTGGCGCTCGCCTACCAGCTCACGCTGCCGCAGATCTCGTCGACGTTCCAGTTCATCGGGGACGGCACCGGGAAGTACGACGTGGCGACGAACGCGGTCGTCCTGGCCGCGGTGCTGATCCTGTTCACGACCCTGGTGAACGCCTTCGGCGTGAAGCTGATGGCGACCATCAACAGCGCGGGCGTGTTCATCGAGCTGGTCGCGACCGTCGTCCTCATCGTGCTGTTCGCCGTCCACATCACGCGGGGACCGCAGGTCGTCACCGAGACCGCCGGCACCGGCGCCGGGCACACGACCGGCTACCTGGGCGCGTTCCTCGTGGCCTCGCTGGCGTCGGCGTACGTCATGTACGGCTTCGACACGGCCGCCTCGCTGGGTGAGGAGTCCCTGGACCCGTCCCGCAACGCACCGCGGGCGATCATCCGCGCGATCGTCGCCTCGTTCGTCCTCGGCGGGCTCGTGCTGCTGCTCGCCCTGATGAGCGTCTCCAGCCTGAAGGGCGACAAGCTGTCCACGGACGGCCTCCAGTACATCGTGCTCGACGTGCTCGGCCCGACGGCCGGCAAGGCGATGCTGTGGTGCGTGCTCATCGCGGTCACCGTCTGCGCGCTCGCCGTGCACACGGCGGCGATCCGGCTGGCCTTCGCGATGGCCCGCGACAACAACCTGCCCGCGTCCTCCCTGATCGCCCGGGTCAGCCCGCGCTTCCAGACCCCGGTGCTCCCCGCGGTGATCATCGGCGTCCTCGCCGTGGCGATCCTCGTCGTCAACATCCGCCAGCCGCAGATCTTCACCGTCGTCACCAGCATCGGCATCATCATGATCTACCTCGCCTATCTCGGCGTCACCGGCCCGATGCTGGTGGCCCGGCTGCGTGGGAAGTGGCAGCCCGCGGGCGACGGCAGATTCTCACTGGGCCGCTGGGGGCTGCTGGTCAACATCGTCGCCGTGCTGTGGGGCGCGGCCATGACGCTCAACCTGATCTGGCCGCGGTCCGAGGTCTACAACGCCGCCGCCCCGTTCCACTGGTACCTGCGCTGGGGTGCGGTCCTGTTCGTCGCGGTCATCGCCGGCGGCGGCTTCGCCTACTACTGGTTCATCCAGCGGCACAAGACCGGCGTGCTCGCCGAACACCGCCTCCAGACCACCGCCGCGCCCGCTCCCCTCGCCGCTCCCACGGCCGACTGA